The following coding sequences are from one Biomphalaria glabrata chromosome 8, xgBioGlab47.1, whole genome shotgun sequence window:
- the LOC129927728 gene encoding chondroitin proteoglycan-2-like, translating into MPKHVNIEVIQSSRHSNQTKKSVHLGQETAGEVNGKTAGEVNGKTAGEVNGKTAGEVNGKTAGEVTGKTAGEVTGKTAGEVTGKTAGEVTGKTAGEVTGKTAGEVNGKTAGEVTGKTAGEVTGKTAGEVNGKTAGEATGKTAGEVNGKTAGEVNGKTAGEVTGKTAGEVTGKTADETTGKTAGEVNGKTAWKVTGKTAGEVTGKTAGGITGKTAGEITDKTAGEVTRKTWRVLGQLDRLLHIGPHNLHLAYRY; encoded by the exons ATgccgaaacatgtaaacataGAAGTAATACAATCCTCTAGGCACAGCAATCAAACTAAAAAGTCCGTCCATcttggacaagaa ACAGCTGGTGAGGTAAATGGCAAGACAGCTGGTGAGGTAAATGGCAAGACAGCTGGTGAGGTAAATGGCAAGACAGCTGGTGAGGTAAATGGCAAGACAGCTGGTGAGGTAACTGGCAAGACAGCTGGTGAGGTAACTGGCAAGACAGCTGGTGAGGTAACTGGCAAGACAGCTGGTGAGGTAACTGGCAAGACAGCTGGTGAGGTAACTGGCAAGACAGCTGGTGAGGTAAATGGCAAGACAGCTGGTGAGGTAACTGGCAAGACAGCTGGTGAGGTAACTGGCAAGACAGCTGGTGAGGTAAATGGCAAGACAGCTGGTGAGGCAACTGGCAAGACAGCTGGTGAGGTAAATGGCAAGACAGCTGGTGAGGTAAATGGCAAAACAGCTGGGGAGGTAACTGGCAAGACAGCTGGGGAGGTAACTGGCAAGACAGCTGATGAGACAACTGGCAAGACAGCTGGTGAGGTAAATGGCAAGACAGCTTGGAAGGTAACTGGCAAGACAGCTGGTGAGGTAACTGGCAAGACAGCTGGTGGGATAACAGGCAAGACAGCTGGTGAGATAACTGACAAGACAGCTGGTGAGGTAACTCGCAAGACATGGAGGGTCTTAGGCCAATTAGACCGATTGCTCCATATTGGGCCCCACAATTTACATTTAGCTTATCGCTATTag